The following are encoded in a window of Lacinutrix sp. WUR7 genomic DNA:
- a CDS encoding sterol desaturase family protein, with product MNILLYILITIATFTSMEVITWLTHKYVMHGFLWYLHEDHHQPKYPHAFEKNDAFFVIFAIPSILLLYYGLIPSLNYLFFIGLGIFFYGASYFLIHDVLIHQRFKWFKNTKNKYLIGLRKAHKVHHKHLDKQEGECFGMLFVPKKYHNTFKK from the coding sequence ATGAATATATTACTATACATACTAATAACTATAGCTACATTTACTTCCATGGAAGTAATAACTTGGCTTACCCATAAATATGTAATGCATGGTTTTTTATGGTATTTACACGAAGATCATCACCAACCAAAATATCCACATGCCTTTGAAAAGAACGATGCATTTTTTGTGATTTTTGCCATTCCAAGTATTTTACTTTTATACTATGGCCTTATTCCGTCTTTAAATTACCTATTTTTTATTGGTTTAGGTATTTTTTTTTATGGTGCTAGTTACTTTTTAATTCATGATGTACTTATTCATCAACGTTTTAAATGGTTTAAAAACACGAAAAACAAATATCTTATTGGCTTAAGAAAAGCACACAAAGTACACCATAAACATCTAGACAAACAGGAAGGAGAATGTTTTGGAATGTTATTTGTTCCGAAAAAGTATCATAACACTTTTAAAAAATAA
- a CDS encoding squalene/phytoene synthase family protein, whose amino-acid sequence MKALFDTSSLKCSKIVTNCYSTSFSLGIKLFAPSIRPSIYAIYGFVRYADEIVDSFEDYEQEELFHDFVQDYKKSLDRKISLNPIINSFQEVALKYHLQSYAEDFLKRMEADLQVTEYNTKEDYENYIYGSADVVGLMCLRVFVNNDDKKFEALKASATRLGSAFQKVNFLRDFKEDTENLGRSYFPNLNSHSLNNANKEEIIKDIEEDFNEAYKGIIQLPIESRLGVYIAYRYYLKLLKKLKKADSEKIRNGRIRISNQLKLVILTKSYIRYKLNAF is encoded by the coding sequence ATGAAAGCATTATTTGATACATCCAGTCTAAAATGTAGCAAGATTGTTACTAATTGTTACAGCACATCCTTTTCGTTAGGCATTAAATTATTTGCTCCTTCCATACGTCCTTCTATTTATGCGATATATGGCTTTGTACGTTATGCCGATGAAATTGTGGACTCTTTTGAAGATTACGAGCAAGAAGAATTATTCCATGATTTTGTTCAAGATTACAAAAAATCATTAGATAGAAAAATTAGTTTAAATCCTATTATTAATTCCTTTCAAGAAGTCGCTCTCAAGTATCATCTTCAAAGCTATGCTGAAGATTTTTTAAAGCGTATGGAAGCCGATTTACAAGTAACAGAATACAACACTAAAGAAGATTACGAAAACTACATATATGGATCAGCAGATGTTGTTGGTTTAATGTGCTTAAGAGTTTTTGTGAATAATGATGATAAAAAATTTGAAGCACTAAAAGCGTCCGCAACTCGTTTGGGTTCTGCTTTTCAAAAAGTAAATTTTTTAAGAGATTTTAAAGAGGATACAGAAAACCTAGGACGTTCTTACTTTCCTAATTTGAATAGCCATTCATTGAATAACGCAAATAAAGAGGAAATAATAAAAGATATTGAGGAAGATTTTAACGAAGCATATAAAGGCATTATACAATTACCTATAGAAAGCAGACTTGGCGTTTATATAGCCTATCGATATTATTTAAAATTACTAAAGAAACTAAAAAAAGCAGATTCTGAAAAAATAAGGAACGGAAGAATTAGAATCTCAAACCAATTAAAATTAGTAATACTTACAAAATCGTATATACGATATAAGTTAAATGCTTTTTAA
- a CDS encoding NAD(P)/FAD-dependent oxidoreductase, producing the protein MSSKKIIIVGSGFSSLSASCYLASKGFDVTILEKNKTVGGRARQLKKDGFIFDIGPTFYWMPDVFERFFNDFNTSTKDYYKLNKLSPAYQIYFGEKDSISISDNFEDIKNTFENIEKGSGNKLQQFIDKAEKNYNIAIKDLVYKPGVHVFEIINSKTILKLSEFISTIKKQVTGYVKNKKLQKILEFPVLFLGAKPSNTPSFYNFMNYADFKLGTWHPEGGMYEVVKAMTLLSESLGVKTITDCAVDNINIENKKVVSVSTKQGVMPCDILLSGADYHHTETLLPKELRQYSESYWNKKTFAPSALLFYVGFNKKLKDVSHHTLFFDTDFDVHAKTIYDTKEWAEKPLFYASFPSITDASTAPDGKEAGIFLIPIAPDVEDTPEIREHYFKQLIERIEKITGEDLKNNILFKESYCVKDFKEDYNSYKGNAYGLANTLTQTHVLRPKLKSKKVDNLYFCGQLTVPGPGVPPSLISGKIVSDLILKNIA; encoded by the coding sequence ATGAGTTCAAAAAAAATTATAATTGTTGGTTCTGGGTTTTCATCCTTATCTGCTTCCTGTTATTTAGCAAGTAAAGGGTTTGATGTAACTATTTTAGAGAAAAACAAAACGGTTGGCGGAAGAGCAAGGCAATTAAAAAAAGATGGTTTTATTTTTGACATTGGACCAACCTTTTATTGGATGCCAGACGTTTTTGAACGTTTTTTTAACGATTTCAACACCTCGACAAAAGACTATTATAAACTCAACAAATTAAGCCCAGCGTATCAAATTTATTTTGGTGAAAAAGATTCGATTAGTATTTCTGATAACTTTGAAGATATTAAAAATACCTTCGAAAATATTGAAAAAGGAAGTGGAAATAAGTTACAACAATTTATTGACAAGGCGGAAAAAAACTACAATATTGCCATTAAGGATTTAGTGTACAAACCAGGAGTACATGTTTTTGAAATAATAAATAGTAAAACCATTTTAAAGCTATCGGAATTTATTTCAACCATAAAAAAACAAGTAACAGGTTATGTAAAAAACAAAAAACTACAAAAAATATTAGAATTCCCTGTGCTGTTTCTTGGTGCAAAACCAAGTAATACGCCTTCTTTTTACAATTTTATGAATTATGCCGATTTCAAATTGGGTACTTGGCATCCAGAAGGTGGTATGTACGAAGTTGTTAAAGCGATGACATTACTATCTGAAAGTCTTGGTGTAAAAACAATAACAGATTGCGCTGTTGACAACATAAACATCGAAAATAAAAAAGTAGTAAGCGTTAGTACTAAACAAGGCGTAATGCCATGTGATATACTATTAAGTGGTGCAGATTACCATCATACAGAAACCTTACTTCCAAAAGAACTAAGACAATATTCCGAAAGTTATTGGAACAAGAAAACCTTTGCGCCTTCTGCATTATTATTTTATGTAGGTTTTAATAAAAAACTAAAAGACGTTTCACATCATACCTTATTTTTTGATACCGATTTTGATGTACACGCCAAAACGATATACGACACTAAAGAATGGGCCGAGAAACCTTTGTTTTATGCAAGTTTTCCAAGTATTACAGATGCTTCCACTGCTCCTGATGGAAAAGAAGCTGGTATCTTTTTAATTCCTATTGCTCCAGATGTAGAAGACACGCCAGAAATAAGAGAACATTATTTTAAGCAACTTATAGAAAGAATAGAAAAGATCACGGGAGAAGATCTTAAAAACAACATTTTATTTAAAGAATCCTATTGTGTAAAAGACTTTAAAGAAGATTACAATTCCTATAAAGGAAACGCTTATGGTTTAGCAAACACGCTAACACAAACGCATGTACTAAGACCTAAACTAAAAAGTAAAAAAGTGGATAACCTGTATTTCTGCGGACAACTAACCGTTCCTGGACCAGGTGTTCCTCCTTCCTTAATTTCGGGTAAAATAGTAAGTGACTTAATTTTAAAAAACATAGCATAA